From the genome of Amycolatopsis sp. NBC_01488, one region includes:
- a CDS encoding bifunctional 4-hydroxy-2-oxoglutarate aldolase/2-dehydro-3-deoxy-phosphogluconate aldolase translates to MTYRWEITANAVRQGVVGIVRTHDAESAVSAARAAIEAGLRSIELPLTNPGALDAISGLSAAYPDATIGAGTVLDEASAVLAIRAGARFLVSPSVDAAVIRTAHRYGAAAFPGAGSVTEIVRALEEGADAVKVFPASALTPSWVKDVRAALPQAPLVPTGGIGPEDVPGWLAAGAVACGVGSALTRGTTAEIAARVETLLRSAHG, encoded by the coding sequence ATGACCTATCGCTGGGAGATCACGGCGAACGCGGTGCGCCAGGGCGTCGTCGGAATCGTGCGCACGCACGACGCGGAGTCGGCGGTTTCGGCGGCCCGCGCGGCTATCGAAGCGGGGCTGCGCTCGATCGAACTGCCGCTGACGAACCCGGGCGCGCTCGACGCGATTTCGGGGCTGTCCGCGGCGTACCCGGACGCGACGATCGGCGCCGGCACGGTGCTCGACGAGGCGTCGGCGGTGCTGGCGATCCGTGCGGGCGCGCGGTTCCTGGTGTCGCCTTCGGTGGACGCGGCGGTGATCCGTACCGCGCACCGGTACGGCGCGGCGGCGTTCCCGGGCGCGGGCTCGGTGACCGAAATCGTGCGGGCGCTGGAAGAAGGCGCCGACGCGGTGAAGGTGTTCCCCGCGTCCGCGCTGACGCCGTCGTGGGTGAAGGACGTGCGGGCGGCGCTCCCGCAGGCGCCGCTGGTGCCCACCGGCGGCATCGGCCCGGAAGACGTGCCAGGCTGGCTGGCGGCGGGCGCGGTGGCGTGCGGGGTCGGCTCCGCGCTGACCCGCGGCACCACCGCGGAGATCGCCGCCCGGGTCGAGACGCTGTTGAGGAGCGCGCATGGCTGA
- a CDS encoding alpha-galactosidase, with protein MKSTSYTVAMDPSSRWAELVAWGPSGVEDGPSVFTNAGAVHFITEADAAPVEYAPLGLRPFSGADVSVRGGSWWRFDSASSGDSLRLAFLDELTGLRAVLCYRPVPETDVLTRWVEFENTGSSTLEFDRLGSAGVCVPTVSGARLTYLTGQWSQEFTRRSLELPAGGFRMESRFGVPGHAHVPWLAVQDASGGPAWGVSLEWPGSWSIEADVEPSGLTRIRAGRLPSPGPVLLEPGASLTTPAVALASSVDGIAGLASVWHHYDRVLAGARWRRPRPVLYNSWEATGFDVRSAHQLELAKRAADIGVELFVVDDGWFTGRDDDTGGLGDWTPAEESFGSFVDSVRELGLEFGLWVEPEAVSPKSRLYAAHPDWVYRIDGRPATLIRNQLLLDLGLPEVVAFVKSTLDTLLSAYPISYLKWDMNRPPTERGRPGSPFADLDAEHVAGYISVLDHLRSHHPHVTIEACAGGGGRTDLATVARTDVVWPSDNTGPLDRLTIQDGFLLMHAPHLMSSWVTDSPGVFDPRPRSLRFRFVTAMAGVLGIGADLSRWPTHQLAEAASLISLYKSIRGVLHHGEARVLHGPSESTAATQYTSADGDTVVVLAWSTGPLTGAPLVPGRSTRVRLGVCPESSYVDDSGARYSGVHLKYAGLPFDWTTDHDADVVILRRQGSETGNTNVGDPVG; from the coding sequence ATGAAGTCCACTTCGTACACCGTGGCGATGGACCCCTCTTCTCGATGGGCGGAACTCGTCGCATGGGGGCCGTCCGGGGTCGAGGACGGGCCGTCGGTGTTCACGAACGCGGGCGCGGTGCACTTCATCACCGAGGCCGACGCGGCGCCGGTGGAGTACGCCCCGCTGGGCCTGCGCCCGTTCTCCGGCGCGGACGTCTCGGTGCGCGGCGGTTCGTGGTGGCGGTTCGACTCCGCGTCTTCCGGCGACTCTTTGAGGTTGGCTTTCCTCGACGAGCTGACCGGGCTCCGCGCGGTGCTCTGCTATCGCCCGGTGCCCGAAACGGATGTGCTCACGCGGTGGGTCGAGTTCGAGAACACGGGTTCGTCGACGCTGGAGTTCGACCGGCTGGGCTCGGCGGGCGTCTGCGTGCCGACAGTGTCCGGCGCCCGGCTGACGTACTTGACCGGGCAGTGGTCGCAGGAGTTCACCCGGCGCTCGCTGGAGCTGCCGGCCGGCGGGTTCCGGATGGAGAGCCGGTTCGGCGTCCCGGGTCACGCGCACGTGCCGTGGCTCGCGGTGCAAGACGCTTCCGGCGGCCCCGCCTGGGGCGTCTCGCTGGAGTGGCCGGGCTCGTGGTCGATCGAGGCGGATGTCGAACCTTCGGGCTTGACGCGCATCCGAGCGGGCCGGCTGCCTTCGCCAGGCCCGGTCCTGTTGGAACCAGGCGCTTCGCTGACGACGCCGGCGGTCGCGCTGGCGTCCAGTGTGGACGGAATCGCCGGGCTGGCGTCCGTGTGGCACCACTACGACCGCGTGCTGGCCGGTGCACGGTGGCGGCGCCCGCGCCCGGTGCTCTACAACTCCTGGGAAGCGACCGGCTTCGACGTCCGGAGCGCGCACCAACTCGAGCTGGCGAAACGGGCGGCGGACATCGGCGTCGAGTTGTTCGTCGTCGACGACGGCTGGTTCACCGGCCGCGACGACGACACCGGCGGCCTCGGCGACTGGACCCCCGCGGAGGAGTCCTTCGGCTCCTTCGTCGACTCGGTCCGGGAGCTGGGCCTGGAGTTCGGGCTGTGGGTCGAGCCGGAGGCGGTCAGCCCCAAGTCACGTCTGTACGCCGCGCACCCCGACTGGGTGTACCGCATCGACGGCCGCCCGGCGACGCTGATCCGGAACCAGCTGCTGCTCGATCTGGGTCTTCCCGAGGTGGTCGCGTTCGTCAAGTCCACTTTGGACACACTGCTGTCGGCGTATCCGATCTCGTACCTGAAGTGGGACATGAACCGGCCGCCCACGGAACGCGGCCGCCCGGGCTCGCCGTTCGCGGACCTGGACGCCGAGCACGTCGCGGGCTACATCTCGGTGTTGGACCACCTGCGTTCGCACCATCCCCACGTCACGATCGAGGCGTGCGCGGGCGGCGGCGGCCGCACGGACCTGGCGACGGTGGCCCGCACGGACGTCGTCTGGCCGAGTGACAACACGGGTCCGCTGGACCGCCTCACGATCCAGGACGGGTTCCTGCTGATGCACGCGCCGCACCTGATGAGTTCGTGGGTGACGGACTCCCCGGGCGTCTTCGACCCGCGGCCGCGGTCGCTGCGGTTCCGGTTCGTCACGGCGATGGCGGGCGTGCTGGGGATCGGCGCGGACCTCTCGCGCTGGCCTACCCACCAGCTCGCGGAGGCGGCTTCGCTGATTTCTCTGTACAAGTCGATCCGCGGCGTGCTCCACCACGGCGAGGCCCGGGTCCTGCACGGCCCTTCCGAGTCGACGGCGGCGACCCAGTACACCTCGGCGGACGGCGACACGGTGGTCGTGCTGGCGTGGAGCACCGGACCGCTCACGGGTGCACCGCTGGTGCCGGGCCGGTCTACGCGAGTACGTCTCGGAGTGTGCCCGGAATCGTCTTATGTGGACGATTCCGGGGCACGGTACTCGGGGGTGCACCTGAAGTACGCGGGCCTCCCGTTCGACTGGACCACCGACCACGACGCCGACGTCGTGATCCTGCGGCGTCAGGGCAGCGAGACCGGCAACACGAACGTCGGTGACCCGGTCGGGTAG
- a CDS encoding carbohydrate ABC transporter permease encodes MKTRTAGFHLLAGGLSVLWLLPILLVLTTSVRSFSDIASNGLGALPASFTLDGFGQAWGDGGGGHAMLNSLLVTIPTVLLALLLSSVAAFALSRYDIPFRRTIILVMLSGNLLPPQILLVPVAKLAELLGIYDTLTALIVVQVGFGLGFYTFVLQGFMRSIPGEIQQAALIDGAGVAQIFWRIILPMTRPALAALGALAFTWTFNDLLWSITVLRTGTVMPVTPALLGLQGQYVSNWNVIAAGSVIAAVPTVAVFLRFQKHFISGLAIGAIK; translated from the coding sequence GTGAAGACGCGGACCGCCGGGTTCCACCTGCTCGCGGGCGGGCTCTCGGTGCTGTGGCTGCTGCCGATCCTGCTGGTGCTGACGACGAGCGTGCGGTCCTTTTCGGACATCGCGTCGAACGGCCTCGGCGCGCTGCCGGCGTCGTTCACTTTGGACGGTTTCGGGCAGGCGTGGGGCGACGGCGGTGGCGGGCACGCGATGCTGAACAGCCTGCTCGTCACCATCCCGACCGTGCTGCTCGCGCTGCTGCTGAGTTCGGTGGCGGCGTTCGCGCTGAGCCGGTACGACATCCCGTTCCGCCGCACGATCATCCTGGTGATGCTGTCCGGAAACCTGCTGCCGCCGCAGATCCTGCTGGTGCCGGTGGCGAAGCTGGCCGAGCTGCTGGGCATCTACGACACGCTGACGGCGCTGATCGTCGTGCAGGTCGGCTTCGGGCTCGGGTTCTACACGTTCGTGCTGCAGGGGTTCATGCGGTCGATCCCGGGCGAGATCCAGCAGGCGGCGTTGATCGACGGCGCCGGCGTCGCGCAGATCTTCTGGCGGATCATCCTGCCGATGACGCGTCCGGCGCTGGCCGCGCTCGGCGCGCTGGCGTTCACCTGGACGTTCAACGACCTGCTGTGGTCGATCACCGTGCTGCGCACCGGGACGGTGATGCCGGTGACGCCGGCGCTGCTCGGGCTGCAGGGGCAGTACGTGTCGAACTGGAACGTCATCGCGGCCGGCTCGGTGATCGCCGCGGTGCCGACGGTCGCGGTGTTCCTGCGGTTCCAGAAGCACTTCATCTCCGGACTCGCGATCGGGGCGATCAAGTGA
- a CDS encoding ABC transporter substrate-binding protein: MTSAGLSRRRFLRNASLAGLGAVGSGSFLAACATSANTGPVKQAAGAVTVQSNLSSPEAKKAIEALAKAFGAKGGATATVNTVASETFRTQLPSYLTAATPPDTYTWYPGSLLSGYARKGLLLDVGDVWQTMGDYSAAFRALSGDGAGHQVFVPTSYYWWGFFYRKSNFAKWGVRPPTNWTEFLALCETVKGKGIAPIGLGAGGTTPWTASAWFDYLNIRINGAPFHRELLAGKRRFDDPRVKKIFDPWRQALPYFDPNGTAIAFQDATTVLLQGRTGMVLTGTFFADAAPKDALGDLDFFQFPILDPAVPVAEEGPTDGFFASARTPHVAEVKEWFKYVATAEAQELYIKNSSGTVLPTNPTAKDNGTPLVQKGRKMLADAKEITQFFNRDSSDALQPTADAALIRFIQKPTELDSILSDWQTAAQKVWQS; encoded by the coding sequence CTCGGGCAGCTTCCTCGCCGCCTGCGCCACTTCCGCGAACACCGGCCCGGTCAAGCAGGCCGCGGGCGCGGTCACCGTCCAGTCGAACCTGTCCTCGCCCGAGGCGAAGAAGGCGATCGAGGCCCTGGCCAAGGCGTTCGGCGCGAAGGGCGGCGCGACGGCGACGGTCAACACCGTCGCGTCGGAGACCTTCCGCACCCAGCTGCCCAGCTACCTCACCGCGGCCACCCCGCCGGACACCTACACGTGGTACCCGGGTTCGCTGCTGTCCGGCTACGCGCGCAAGGGCCTGCTGCTCGACGTCGGCGATGTCTGGCAGACGATGGGCGACTACAGCGCCGCGTTCCGGGCCCTCTCCGGCGACGGCGCCGGGCACCAGGTCTTCGTCCCGACGTCCTACTACTGGTGGGGCTTCTTCTACCGGAAGTCGAACTTCGCGAAGTGGGGCGTGCGACCGCCGACGAACTGGACCGAGTTCCTCGCGCTGTGCGAAACGGTGAAGGGCAAGGGAATCGCGCCGATCGGCCTCGGTGCGGGCGGCACCACGCCGTGGACCGCGTCGGCGTGGTTCGACTACCTGAACATCCGGATCAACGGCGCGCCCTTCCACCGCGAGCTGCTCGCCGGCAAGCGGCGGTTCGACGACCCGCGCGTCAAGAAGATCTTCGACCCGTGGCGCCAGGCGCTGCCGTACTTCGACCCGAACGGCACCGCGATCGCGTTCCAGGACGCCACGACCGTGCTGCTGCAGGGCCGCACCGGCATGGTCCTGACCGGCACGTTCTTCGCCGACGCCGCCCCGAAGGACGCGCTCGGCGACCTCGACTTCTTCCAGTTCCCGATCCTCGACCCGGCGGTGCCGGTGGCCGAGGAGGGCCCGACCGACGGCTTCTTCGCCAGCGCGCGCACCCCGCACGTCGCCGAAGTCAAGGAATGGTTCAAGTACGTCGCGACGGCCGAAGCGCAGGAGCTCTACATCAAGAACTCCTCCGGCACGGTCCTGCCGACCAACCCGACCGCCAAGGACAACGGCACCCCGCTGGTCCAAAAGGGACGCAAGATGCTCGCCGACGCCAAGGAGATCACGCAGTTCTTCAACCGCGACTCCTCCGACGCGCTGCAGCCGACCGCCGACGCCGCGTTGATCCGGTTCATCCAGAAGCCCACCGAGCTGGACTCGATCCTGAGCGACTGGCAGACCGCCGCGCAGAAGGTCTGGCAGTCCTGA
- a CDS encoding carbohydrate ABC transporter permease — protein MAVLTADRPKTAARAPKRPRRFSPVLLAFVLVPLVVEGFWVFWPALQGFYLALTNWDGVSAPTFVGAGNFAEMFSDDIFKTAALDTVIWLVLFGGLSAVGGLALATLLQKERRGVGFYRAALFTPVVFSLVATSLIWQVSYQPDGVVNKVLGAVGLGSWQHAWLADPKTALYAVLVPALWRQLGYVMVLYLAGLKGIDPALYEAAKLDGATAWQQFRNVTWPQLRSVNSVVLSVIIIDSLRSFDVIWSMTKGGPYHSSEVLSTYMYATAFQSLRLGYASALAVVIFVLAFGVIVTYLVRAFREDS, from the coding sequence ATGGCGGTGCTGACCGCCGACCGGCCGAAGACCGCGGCGCGGGCCCCCAAGCGTCCTCGCCGATTTTCTCCGGTGCTGCTGGCGTTCGTCCTGGTGCCCCTGGTCGTCGAGGGGTTCTGGGTGTTCTGGCCCGCGTTGCAGGGGTTCTACCTCGCGCTGACGAACTGGGACGGCGTCTCGGCGCCCACGTTCGTCGGCGCCGGGAACTTCGCCGAGATGTTCTCCGACGACATCTTCAAGACCGCCGCGCTCGACACGGTGATCTGGCTCGTGCTCTTCGGTGGCCTCTCGGCCGTCGGCGGGCTCGCGCTGGCGACGCTGCTGCAGAAGGAGCGTCGCGGCGTCGGCTTCTACCGGGCCGCGCTGTTCACGCCGGTGGTGTTTTCGCTGGTCGCGACGTCGTTGATCTGGCAGGTGAGCTACCAGCCGGACGGCGTCGTCAACAAGGTGCTCGGCGCCGTCGGCCTCGGCAGCTGGCAGCACGCCTGGCTGGCCGACCCGAAGACGGCGCTGTACGCGGTGCTCGTCCCGGCGCTGTGGCGGCAGCTCGGGTACGTGATGGTGCTGTACCTGGCCGGGCTCAAGGGCATCGACCCGGCGCTGTACGAAGCGGCCAAATTGGACGGTGCCACGGCGTGGCAGCAGTTCCGCAACGTGACGTGGCCCCAGCTGCGCAGCGTCAACTCCGTCGTGCTGTCGGTGATCATCATCGACTCGCTGCGGTCGTTCGACGTCATCTGGTCGATGACGAAGGGCGGCCCGTACCACTCGTCAGAGGTGCTGAGCACGTACATGTACGCGACGGCGTTCCAGTCGCTGCGCTTGGGCTACGCGTCCGCGCTGGCCGTGGTGATCTTCGTGCTGGCGTTCGGCGTGATCGTGACCTACCTCGTGCGCGCGTTCCGGGAGGACTCGTGA
- a CDS encoding lactonase family protein yields the protein MAELVFVGCYTGDAGNGTGITTFSRSASGSLTEVASLPLESPSWLVRHPSLPVLYAANETASGAVTALSMSPSGALSVLGTAETGGAHPCHLAVTPDGRFLLCANYTGGSLAVFSLSSSGALESRTALVQHTGSGPDADRQEAAHVHMAVPSADSTVVSAVDLGTDEIRSYTLASDGSLEALAVSSLPPGTGPRQLVRRPGTDLAYVVGELAGTLVTVRETSPGAFDVVASTASTLSSVTPNLVAHLELAGSRMYVSNRGPDCVTEFALDDAAAVADQPCGANPRHFALVDGTCYVAAQSEDAITAFTLTASGEAELRYYPTGSPTFVLPVSLP from the coding sequence ATGGCTGAGCTGGTCTTCGTCGGGTGCTACACCGGCGACGCGGGGAACGGTACCGGGATCACGACCTTCTCCCGGTCCGCTTCCGGTTCGCTGACCGAAGTGGCTTCGCTGCCGCTCGAGTCGCCGTCGTGGCTCGTGCGGCACCCGTCGTTGCCGGTGCTGTACGCGGCGAACGAGACGGCCTCCGGCGCGGTCACGGCGCTTTCGATGTCGCCTTCGGGAGCGTTGTCGGTGCTGGGCACGGCCGAGACGGGCGGCGCGCACCCGTGTCACCTCGCGGTGACGCCGGACGGCCGGTTCCTGTTGTGCGCCAACTACACCGGCGGCAGTCTGGCGGTGTTCTCGCTGTCTTCTTCGGGTGCGCTGGAGTCTCGGACCGCGCTGGTGCAGCACACCGGCAGCGGCCCCGACGCCGATCGGCAGGAGGCGGCGCACGTCCACATGGCGGTCCCGTCGGCCGATTCGACGGTGGTGAGCGCGGTCGACCTGGGCACGGACGAGATCCGCAGCTACACGCTCGCTTCCGACGGTTCGCTCGAGGCGCTGGCGGTCTCGTCGCTGCCGCCGGGCACGGGGCCGCGCCAGCTGGTGCGGCGGCCGGGGACGGACCTGGCGTACGTCGTCGGGGAGCTGGCCGGGACGCTGGTGACGGTCCGGGAGACGTCCCCGGGCGCGTTCGACGTCGTCGCTTCGACCGCGTCGACGCTGTCTTCGGTGACGCCGAACCTGGTGGCCCACCTGGAGCTGGCCGGCTCACGCATGTACGTGTCGAACCGCGGCCCGGACTGCGTGACGGAGTTCGCCCTCGACGACGCGGCCGCGGTGGCCGACCAGCCGTGCGGCGCGAACCCGCGGCACTTCGCCCTGGTGGACGGGACTTGTTACGTCGCGGCCCAGTCGGAGGATGCGATCACGGCATTCACGCTGACGGCGTCGGGTGAGGCGGAGCTGCGCTACTACCCGACCGGGTCACCGACGTTCGTGTTGCCGGTCTCGCTGCCCTGA
- a CDS encoding sugar kinase has translation MKTEVVTLGETMRLLLAEPGVALRRARTFTSSVAGAETNVAVGLARLGHRVRWLSRVGDDPSGAHVLATLRADDVDVSRVEVDPDAYTGFLIRDTETVEYHRSGSAASRLSAAYVREAGLDGARLVHVSGITAMLSSDAREAVETLFALARASGAWVSFDPNVRLKLAKPDRWRETVGPLLTRADLVFTGEDELELLGQAPEALLAGRAQTVVVKQRDKVARAVTAAGSWSQPSLVTRIVDPVGAGDALTSGYLSAWLRGASPDEALRAGAACAALVVGTRTDLEGLPDRGELSKALLGTEVDR, from the coding sequence ATGAAGACCGAAGTCGTCACCCTCGGCGAGACGATGCGGCTGCTGCTCGCCGAGCCCGGCGTCGCGCTGCGGCGCGCCCGCACCTTCACGTCGTCCGTCGCCGGTGCCGAGACGAACGTCGCCGTCGGCCTGGCCCGGCTCGGCCACCGCGTCCGCTGGCTGAGCCGCGTCGGCGACGATCCGTCCGGCGCGCACGTGCTCGCGACCCTGCGCGCGGACGACGTCGACGTCTCGCGCGTCGAAGTCGATCCGGACGCGTACACCGGGTTCCTGATCAGGGACACCGAGACGGTCGAATACCACCGAAGCGGCTCCGCTGCTTCGCGCCTTTCGGCTGCGTACGTGCGCGAAGCGGGTCTCGACGGCGCTCGACTCGTCCACGTCTCGGGCATCACGGCGATGCTGTCCTCCGACGCGCGCGAAGCCGTCGAGACACTCTTCGCGCTCGCACGCGCTTCGGGCGCCTGGGTGTCCTTCGACCCGAACGTCCGGCTGAAGCTCGCGAAGCCGGATCGCTGGCGCGAGACGGTCGGACCGCTGCTGACCAGGGCGGATCTGGTCTTCACCGGCGAAGACGAACTCGAACTGCTGGGGCAGGCCCCGGAAGCGCTGCTCGCCGGCCGGGCGCAGACGGTCGTCGTCAAGCAGCGGGACAAGGTCGCGCGGGCGGTGACGGCTGCCGGCTCATGGTCGCAGCCGAGCCTGGTCACGCGGATTGTCGACCCGGTCGGGGCGGGTGACGCGCTGACGTCGGGGTACCTCTCGGCGTGGCTGCGGGGCGCGTCGCCGGACGAGGCACTGCGGGCGGGCGCGGCCTGCGCGGCGCTGGTCGTCGGCACGCGGACCGACCTGGAAGGCCTGCCCGACCGGGGCGAACTCAGCAAGGCACTGCTCGGCACGGAGGTGGACCGATGA